A window of Streptomyces gilvosporeus contains these coding sequences:
- a CDS encoding ATP-binding protein yields the protein MKIAFVGKGGSGKTTLSSLFIRHLAASRIPVIAVDADINQHLGAALGLDEEAAAALPAMGTHLPLIKDYLRGSNLRIASAETMIKTTPPGEGSRLLRVCEDNPVYDACARTVPLDDGFVRLMATGPFTESDLGVACYHSKVGAVELCLNHLVDGREEYVVVDMTAGSDSFASGMFTRFDMTFLVAEPTRKGIAVYRQYKEYARDFGVPLKVVGNKVQSPDDLEYLRSEVGEDLLVAVGHSDWVRAAEKGRQTPFAQLEGVNRIALERLHRTADASYERRDWERYTRQMVHFHLKNAESWGNAKTGADLAAQVDPSFVLLEGVATPQPA from the coding sequence ATGAAGATCGCTTTCGTAGGCAAGGGCGGCAGCGGCAAAACGACCCTGTCCTCCCTGTTCATCCGGCATCTGGCCGCGTCCCGCATTCCCGTGATCGCGGTGGACGCCGATATCAACCAGCACCTGGGCGCGGCCCTCGGCCTGGACGAGGAGGCGGCCGCCGCGCTCCCGGCGATGGGCACCCATCTTCCGCTGATCAAGGACTACTTGCGCGGCAGCAACCTGCGGATCGCCTCCGCCGAGACCATGATCAAGACCACCCCGCCCGGCGAGGGCTCGCGCCTGCTGCGGGTGTGCGAGGACAACCCCGTCTACGACGCCTGCGCGCGCACCGTGCCGCTCGACGACGGTTTCGTACGGCTGATGGCGACCGGTCCGTTCACCGAGTCCGATCTGGGCGTGGCCTGTTACCACTCCAAGGTGGGGGCGGTCGAGCTGTGCCTCAACCACCTGGTGGACGGGCGCGAGGAGTACGTCGTCGTCGATATGACGGCCGGTTCGGACTCCTTCGCGTCCGGGATGTTCACCCGCTTCGACATGACCTTCCTGGTGGCCGAGCCGACCCGTAAGGGCATCGCCGTCTACCGCCAGTACAAGGAGTACGCCCGGGACTTCGGCGTCCCCCTCAAGGTCGTGGGCAACAAGGTGCAGAGCCCCGACGACCTGGAGTATCTGCGCTCCGAGGTGGGCGAGGACCTGCTGGTGGCCGTGGGGCACTCCGACTGGGTGCGGGCCGCGGAGAAGGGTCGCCAGACGCCGTTCGCGCAGCTGGAGGGCGTCAACCGCATCGCGCTGGAGCGGCTGCACCGCACGGCGGACGCCTCGTACGAGCGCCGTGACTGGGAGCGCTACACCCGCCAGATGGTGCACTTCCACCTGAAGAACGCCGAGAGCTGGGGCAATGCCAAGACGGGCGCCGATCTGGCCGCCCAGGTGGACCCCTCCTTCGTCCTCCTGGAGGGGGTGGCCACCCCGCAGCCCGCCTGA
- a CDS encoding oxidoreductase, whose protein sequence is MAAHSASSNTSADPLAALASLPGVAEAVDSVRTGVDRIYGHRIMRRRSNEVSSEAALRGARGSAALAGADWELEEVRRRSDFGVAGEPRTVGAALRLTAEAGQLLSVWRQSPLRVLARLHLVAAGRDAADETVGRPRLGAEPVDEPVVELPLPGAEEVAGRLDGLSRLLLAGSEAPALVTAAVVHGELLALRPFGSYNGLVARAAERIVLIGSGLDPKAICPAEVGHAELGRAAYTAALEGYVSGTPDGVAAWIAHCGRAVDLGARESTAVCEALQRGAA, encoded by the coding sequence ATGGCTGCACACTCCGCATCATCGAACACGAGCGCTGATCCGCTCGCCGCCCTGGCGTCGCTCCCCGGGGTCGCCGAGGCCGTGGACTCCGTACGTACCGGCGTCGACCGGATCTACGGGCACCGGATCATGCGGCGGCGCAGCAACGAGGTCAGCTCCGAGGCGGCGCTGCGCGGAGCGCGTGGTTCCGCGGCGCTGGCGGGGGCCGACTGGGAGCTCGAAGAGGTCCGGCGGCGCAGCGACTTCGGCGTGGCCGGCGAGCCGCGGACGGTCGGCGCGGCGCTGCGACTGACCGCGGAGGCCGGGCAGTTGCTGAGCGTCTGGCGGCAGTCGCCGCTGCGGGTGCTGGCGCGGCTGCATCTGGTGGCGGCCGGTCGCGATGCCGCGGACGAGACGGTCGGGCGGCCGCGGCTGGGGGCCGAGCCGGTGGACGAGCCGGTGGTCGAGCTGCCGCTGCCGGGTGCGGAGGAGGTCGCGGGGCGCCTGGACGGGCTGTCGCGGCTGCTGCTGGCCGGCAGTGAGGCCCCGGCCCTGGTGACGGCGGCGGTGGTGCACGGCGAGCTGCTGGCGCTGCGGCCCTTCGGCTCGTACAACGGGCTGGTCGCGCGGGCCGCCGAGCGGATCGTGCTGATCGGCAGCGGACTGGACCCGAAGGCCATCTGCCCGGCCGAGGTCGGGCACGCGGAACTGGGGCGCGCGGCCTATACCGCCGCCCTGGAGGGTTATGTCTCGGGCACACCGGACGGCGTCGCGGCATGGATTGCGCACTGCGGGCGCGCCGTGGATCTGGGGGCGCGGGAGAGCACCGCGGTCTGTGAGGCGTTGCAGCGGGGCGCGGCTTAA
- a CDS encoding HAD family hydrolase, whose product MVGPYARPVENHSVPHSTPRTAAFFDLDKTVIAKSSTLTFSKSFYQGGLINRRAVLRTAYAQFVFLAGGADHDQMERMREYLSSLCRGWDVAQVREIVAETLHRLIDPIIYDEAASLIEEHHAAGRDVVIVSTSGAEVVEPIGELLGADRVVATRMVVGEDGRFTGEVEYYAYGPTKAQAVRELAASEGYDLERCFAYSDSATDVPMLEAVGHPFAVNPDRALRREAVARGWPVLSFNRPVPLRQRLPALSLPPRPVLAAVAAVGAAAATAGLVWYASRRRSTPRILAPNPRI is encoded by the coding sequence ATGGTTGGCCCCTATGCTCGCCCCGTGGAAAACCACTCCGTGCCTCACTCGACACCCCGTACTGCCGCGTTCTTCGACTTGGACAAGACCGTCATTGCAAAGTCGAGCACGCTGACCTTCAGCAAGTCCTTCTACCAAGGCGGCCTGATCAATCGCCGTGCCGTCCTGCGTACCGCATATGCCCAGTTCGTGTTCCTCGCCGGCGGCGCCGATCACGACCAGATGGAGCGCATGCGCGAATATCTCTCCTCGCTCTGCCGGGGCTGGGATGTGGCCCAGGTCCGGGAGATCGTCGCCGAAACACTGCACCGTCTGATCGACCCGATCATTTACGACGAGGCGGCGTCGCTGATCGAGGAACACCACGCCGCCGGGCGGGACGTCGTCATCGTCTCCACCTCGGGGGCGGAGGTCGTCGAGCCCATCGGCGAACTCCTGGGAGCCGACCGGGTGGTGGCCACCAGGATGGTCGTCGGTGAGGACGGCCGCTTCACCGGTGAGGTGGAGTACTACGCCTACGGCCCGACCAAGGCGCAGGCCGTCCGGGAACTCGCCGCATCCGAGGGCTACGACCTGGAGCGCTGCTTCGCCTACAGCGATTCGGCGACCGACGTCCCGATGCTGGAGGCGGTCGGCCACCCCTTCGCGGTCAATCCGGACCGGGCGCTGCGCCGCGAGGCGGTGGCCCGCGGCTGGCCGGTGCTCTCCTTCAACCGGCCGGTGCCACTGCGGCAGCGGCTGCCGGCGCTGTCGCTGCCGCCGCGGCCGGTGCTCGCGGCCGTCGCGGCGGTGGGCGCGGCCGCCGCCACCGCCGGCCTGGTCTGGTACGCGAGCCGCCGCCGCAGCACGCCTCGGATCCTGGCCCCTAATCCCCGCATTTGA
- the ssd gene encoding septum site-determining protein Ssd: MTGSTGSDRADRSGEERDGPLILTEDERLLDDLLRLCAAAGALPEVGHGPPARRGAWEAAPLVIIGEDCADRLRGVGRREGVVLAGRDADDPALLRRAVAIGAERVLALPDGERWLVDRIADAVEGVGPPARTVGVIGGRGGAGASTLACALAVTAARTGAPALLVDGDPLGGGLDVLLGGEKEPGLRWPAFTESRGRVAGGVLAESLPRLHSLRVLSWDRAGEAAIPPEAMRAVLAAARRRGGVVVVDLPRRVDDAVAEALAQVDVGLLIVPAELRAVAAAQRVAAGVRPVLGDLRAVARGVPGPDPGLPPDEIARLLKLPLAGELGWDTGLVGDLARDVPPGAQPRGPLARFCAEFWRRVPVPSGPPPRQPGPAVGGPVLGAVRGGVRR, translated from the coding sequence ATGACGGGATCGACGGGATCCGACCGGGCGGACCGGAGCGGGGAGGAGCGGGACGGCCCGCTGATCCTCACCGAGGACGAACGCCTCCTCGACGATCTGCTGCGGCTGTGCGCGGCGGCCGGTGCGCTGCCGGAGGTGGGGCACGGCCCGCCGGCCCGTAGAGGGGCCTGGGAGGCGGCGCCCCTGGTGATCATCGGGGAGGACTGCGCGGACCGGCTGCGCGGCGTCGGGCGCCGGGAGGGAGTGGTCCTCGCCGGGCGGGACGCAGACGATCCCGCGCTGCTGCGGCGGGCCGTGGCCATCGGGGCGGAGCGGGTGCTGGCCCTGCCCGACGGCGAGCGCTGGCTGGTCGACCGGATCGCCGACGCGGTCGAAGGCGTCGGGCCGCCCGCGCGCACGGTCGGCGTCATCGGCGGCCGCGGCGGGGCCGGTGCGAGCACCCTGGCCTGCGCCCTCGCCGTCACGGCGGCCCGTACGGGAGCGCCCGCGCTCCTGGTGGACGGCGACCCCCTCGGCGGCGGGCTCGATGTCCTGCTGGGCGGCGAGAAGGAGCCCGGCCTGCGCTGGCCGGCGTTCACGGAATCCCGGGGCCGGGTGGCTGGCGGCGTCCTGGCGGAGTCGCTGCCGCGGCTGCACTCCCTGCGGGTGCTCAGCTGGGACCGGGCCGGTGAGGCCGCGATCCCGCCGGAGGCGATGCGGGCGGTGCTGGCGGCGGCGCGGCGCCGGGGCGGCGTCGTGGTGGTGGATCTGCCCCGTCGGGTCGACGATGCGGTGGCGGAGGCGCTGGCCCAGGTGGACGTGGGGCTGCTGATCGTCCCCGCCGAGTTGCGCGCGGTCGCGGCGGCGCAGCGGGTGGCGGCCGGCGTACGCCCGGTGCTCGGCGATCTGCGGGCGGTGGCGCGCGGCGTCCCCGGGCCCGATCCAGGGCTGCCCCCGGACGAGATCGCCCGCCTGCTGAAGCTACCACTGGCCGGCGAACTGGGCTGGGACACCGGCCTGGTGGGCGACCTGGCGCGGGACGTTCCGCCGGGAGCGCAGCCGCGGGGGCCGCTGGCGCGGTTCTGTGCGGAGTTCTGGCGGCGGGTGCCGGTGCCGTCCGGCCCGCCTCCGCGGCAGCCCGGCCCGGCGGTCGGGGGGCCGGTGCTCGGGGCGGTCCGGGGAGGTGTGCGGCGATGA
- a CDS encoding TadA family conjugal transfer-associated ATPase, with protein sequence MTGRDLLDAVRRRLAETGAEPTPARVAVALREEGRLLGDAEVLGVVAALRSEMVGSGPLEPLLAAPEVTDVLVTAPDEVWVDRGGGLERAAVRFRDAAEVRRLAQRLAAVAGRRLDDAHPWVDARLPDGTRLHAVLPPVAVGGTCLSLRVLRPRAFTLADLVAAGTLPPGGDRLLTAVLTARLSFVISGGTGSGKTTLLTSLLGLVGPAERIVLAEDSAELRPDHPHVVRLETRPANQEGAGRVTLRDLVRQALRMRPDRLVVGEVRGAEVTDLLAALNTGHEGGCGTVHANAACDVPARLEALGSTAGLDRAALHSQLAAALSVVVHLVRDRSGRRRVAEIHVLERDRDGFVVTVPAALWAPDGFQKARGWGRLQALCERGGER encoded by the coding sequence ATGACCGGCCGGGATCTGCTGGATGCGGTGCGCAGGCGGCTGGCCGAGACCGGGGCGGAGCCGACGCCGGCCCGGGTGGCGGTGGCGCTGCGCGAGGAGGGGCGGCTGCTGGGGGACGCGGAGGTGCTGGGCGTGGTGGCCGCACTGCGGTCCGAGATGGTGGGCAGCGGGCCGCTGGAGCCGCTGCTGGCCGCGCCGGAGGTCACGGATGTGCTGGTCACCGCACCCGACGAGGTGTGGGTGGACAGGGGCGGCGGGCTGGAGCGGGCGGCAGTGCGCTTCCGGGACGCGGCGGAGGTGCGGCGGCTCGCCCAGCGGCTGGCGGCGGTGGCCGGGCGCCGTCTGGACGACGCCCACCCCTGGGTCGACGCCCGACTCCCCGACGGCACCCGGCTGCATGCCGTGCTGCCCCCGGTGGCGGTCGGCGGGACTTGTCTGTCCCTGCGGGTACTGCGGCCACGGGCCTTCACCCTCGCGGACCTGGTGGCGGCCGGGACGCTCCCGCCGGGCGGCGACCGGCTGCTGACCGCCGTGCTCACGGCCAGGCTCTCCTTCGTCATCAGCGGCGGCACGGGCAGCGGTAAGACGACGCTGCTGACCAGCCTCCTCGGGCTGGTCGGCCCGGCCGAACGGATCGTCCTGGCCGAGGACTCGGCGGAGCTGCGGCCGGACCATCCCCATGTGGTGCGGCTGGAGACCCGCCCCGCCAACCAGGAGGGCGCCGGGCGGGTCACGCTGCGCGACCTCGTCCGGCAGGCGCTGCGGATGCGGCCGGACCGGCTGGTGGTCGGGGAGGTCCGCGGCGCCGAGGTCACCGATCTGCTGGCGGCCCTGAACACCGGCCATGAGGGCGGCTGCGGCACGGTGCATGCGAATGCGGCCTGCGACGTTCCCGCGCGGCTGGAGGCCCTCGGCTCGACGGCGGGGCTGGACCGTGCGGCCCTGCACAGCCAGTTGGCGGCCGCGCTCTCGGTCGTCGTCCATCTCGTCCGCGACCGGTCCGGTCGTCGGCGGGTCGCCGAGATCCACGTACTCGAACGGGACCGCGACGGCTTCGTGGTGACCGTACCGGCCGCGCTCTGGGCCCCGGACGGCTTCCAGAAGGCGCGTGGCTGGGGGCGGTTGCAGGCGCTGTGCGAGCGGGGTGGTGAGCGGTGA
- a CDS encoding type II secretion system F family protein, producing the protein MAAVPAVAAVCCAGAAGWLIGGRSDAGQRRRARELIGGAPGRPVWWWRRWWRAGRRGLGRMGRETWCLPVGIGLGVLGASVVPVLASVAAAFAVRRRLAARGAERERDRRAAAVIALCAAVAGELRAGQQPDRALLATGAPGLGPEGAALLAAARYGGDVPRSLRRVARLPGAEGLTGVAACWQVAVQGGAGLARGLERIAAGLRARRDQQEELRAQLAGPRATALMLALLPVAGLAMGGALGADPLRVLLHTPAGWGCLVIGGLLEWAGVAWTARIVAEAGGETSGEGSAR; encoded by the coding sequence ATGGCAGCCGTGCCGGCGGTTGCGGCGGTGTGCTGCGCGGGCGCGGCGGGGTGGCTGATCGGCGGCCGGTCGGACGCCGGGCAGCGGCGGCGGGCGCGGGAGCTGATCGGGGGCGCGCCGGGGCGGCCGGTGTGGTGGTGGCGGCGGTGGTGGCGCGCCGGGCGCCGGGGCCTTGGGCGTATGGGGCGGGAGACCTGGTGCCTCCCGGTGGGGATCGGGCTCGGTGTGCTGGGTGCGTCGGTCGTGCCCGTGCTTGCCTCGGTGGCCGCCGCGTTCGCCGTCCGCCGGCGGTTGGCCGCCCGGGGCGCGGAGCGCGAGCGGGACCGGCGCGCGGCGGCGGTGATCGCCCTGTGCGCGGCGGTGGCGGGCGAACTGCGGGCCGGACAGCAGCCGGACCGGGCCCTGCTCGCCACCGGGGCGCCGGGCCTCGGGCCCGAGGGGGCGGCGCTGCTGGCGGCCGCGCGCTACGGAGGCGACGTCCCCCGGTCGCTGCGCAGGGTGGCGCGGCTGCCCGGGGCCGAGGGGCTGACCGGGGTGGCCGCCTGCTGGCAGGTCGCGGTCCAGGGCGGCGCCGGGCTCGCCCGCGGGCTGGAGCGGATCGCGGCCGGCCTCCGGGCCCGGCGCGACCAACAGGAGGAATTGCGAGCCCAGTTGGCGGGCCCACGGGCCACGGCGCTGATGCTCGCGCTGCTTCCGGTGGCCGGGCTCGCCATGGGCGGCGCACTGGGCGCCGATCCGCTGCGGGTGCTGCTGCACACCCCGGCCGGATGGGGCTGCCTGGTGATCGGCGGGCTCCTGGAGTGGGCCGGTGTGGCCTGGACGGCACGGATCGTGGCGGAGGCGGGCGGAGAAACGAGCGGAGAAGGGAGTGCGCGATGA
- a CDS encoding type II secretion system F family protein, whose translation MSPEVVHRVGMTVAVGAVVVGAVSLLSLLRAARRGRTVRMRAGALFGDGGGRPARRTGRTGRAAKGGGWLWRGLKEWLGPLGVAAFVIILVDGVAGVLLGPAAGYGAHLWRARQRAAEAGRRAEAAVRAELAPAADLLAATLAAGAGPQESAEAVGRSLEGTVAARLRQVAAELRLGGEPAVVWPRLAALPGAEGLARCLERAGISGVPAVEPVARIAAELRAEHGRTAAARARRAGVLVTLPLSACFLPAFLTLGVAPVLIGLAGGLLGRN comes from the coding sequence ATGAGCCCGGAAGTTGTCCACAGGGTGGGGATGACGGTTGCGGTCGGGGCGGTCGTGGTGGGCGCGGTCTCGCTGCTGTCGCTGTTACGGGCCGCGCGCCGCGGCCGGACCGTACGGATGCGGGCGGGGGCGCTGTTCGGGGACGGCGGCGGGCGGCCGGCCCGGCGTACGGGGCGTACCGGGCGTGCGGCGAAGGGCGGCGGGTGGCTGTGGCGGGGGTTGAAGGAGTGGCTGGGGCCACTGGGTGTGGCCGCTTTCGTGATCATTCTGGTCGATGGAGTGGCCGGTGTCCTCCTGGGCCCGGCGGCGGGCTATGGCGCCCACCTGTGGCGCGCACGGCAACGGGCCGCGGAAGCCGGACGCCGGGCCGAGGCCGCGGTGCGCGCCGAACTTGCCCCGGCAGCCGATCTGTTGGCGGCCACGCTGGCCGCCGGGGCCGGGCCGCAGGAGTCGGCCGAGGCGGTCGGCCGGTCGCTGGAGGGGACCGTCGCGGCGCGCCTGCGCCAGGTGGCCGCGGAGCTGCGTCTGGGCGGCGAACCGGCCGTCGTATGGCCGCGGTTGGCGGCCCTTCCCGGCGCCGAGGGGCTGGCCCGCTGTTTGGAGCGCGCCGGGATATCGGGGGTACCGGCCGTCGAGCCGGTGGCGCGGATCGCGGCGGAGCTGCGTGCGGAGCACGGCAGAACGGCGGCCGCGCGGGCCCGGCGGGCGGGGGTGCTGGTCACCCTGCCGCTGTCGGCGTGCTTCCTGCCGGCGTTTCTCACGCTCGGAGTGGCGCCGGTGCTGATCGGGCTGGCGGGCGGACTGCTGGGCCGTAACTGA
- a CDS encoding DUF4244 domain-containing protein, with amino-acid sequence MATAEYALGTVASCALAAVLYKVVTSGTVAGLLQGALEKAFHVRL; translated from the coding sequence ATGGCAACGGCCGAGTACGCCCTGGGCACGGTGGCGTCCTGTGCCCTGGCGGCCGTGCTCTACAAGGTCGTCACCAGCGGCACGGTGGCCGGGCTGCTGCAAGGGGCGTTGGAGAAGGCGTTCCATGTCCGGCTCTGA
- a CDS encoding TadE family type IV pilus minor pilin, with product MSGSDAAPRRRVVRDAGMVTAETAVVLPLLVAVAATLIWGLVAACARIECVDAARAGARAAARGEPRAAALRAARRAAPEGARVALAREGDLVRVRVEAPLPGPGRLSAHVTGEAVALAEETVGR from the coding sequence ATGTCCGGCTCTGACGCCGCGCCGCGGCGCCGGGTCGTCCGCGATGCGGGAATGGTGACGGCGGAGACGGCCGTGGTGCTGCCGCTGCTGGTGGCGGTCGCGGCGACCCTCATCTGGGGCCTGGTGGCCGCCTGCGCCCGGATCGAGTGTGTGGACGCGGCGCGGGCCGGGGCGCGGGCGGCCGCGCGAGGGGAACCGCGGGCGGCGGCCCTCCGGGCGGCGCGCCGGGCCGCCCCCGAGGGCGCCCGGGTCGCGCTGGCGCGCGAGGGCGATCTGGTCCGCGTACGGGTCGAGGCCCCGCTGCCCGGCCCGGGGCGGCTTTCGGCCCACGTCACAGGGGAGGCGGTGGCTCTTGCGGAGGAAACGGTGGGGAGGTGA
- a CDS encoding DEAD/DEAH box helicase, giving the protein MAFNHLRAGVHDALSALSVSPVTHSVPMASNRLPQDAGARPSPGMILDRLARGATRAARITHTEHLPPRIGSHADWPEEIRPEVIDAIRSAGIDRPWAHQARTSEHALRGESVVVATGTASGKSLAYLAPVLSALLDGSEAPNGRGATALYLAPTKALAADQRRAVRELAAPLGTAIRPAVYDGDTPVEEREWVRQYGNYVLTNPDMLHRGILPAHPRWSSFLRALRYVVIDECHSYRGVFGSHVAQVIRRLRRICARYGAEPVFLLASATAAEPGEAATRLTGLPVVEITEDTSPRGELVFALWEPPLTELHGEQGAPVRRTATAETADLLTDLAVQGVRSVAFVRSRRGAELIALIAQERLAEVDRSLPARIAAYRGGYLPEERRALERALHTGDLLGLAATTALELGVDVSGLDAVVIAGYPGTRASLWQQAGRAGRAGQGALAVLVARDDPLDTYLVHHPEALFDQPVESTVLDPDNPYVLAPHLCAAASELPLTEADFPLFGPATAGLLPQLESAALLRRRATAWRWTRRERAADLTDIRGQGGSPVQVVETGTGRLLGTVDAGAAHTTVHDGAVHLHQGRTYLVKRLDLDDDVALVEEANPPYSTTARDTTAVSVLETDTEVPWGDARLCFGSVEVTNQVVSFLRRKLITGEVLGETKLDLPPRTLRTRAVWWTVTEDQLDAARVNPQQLGGALHAAEHASIGMLPLFATCDRWDIGGVSVPLHPDTLLPTVFVYDGHPGGAGFAERAFHTAADWLTATRSAIAACECEAGCPSCIQSPKCGNGNDPLHKRGAIRLLGELLRGAPKGA; this is encoded by the coding sequence ATGGCATTCAATCACTTACGAGCAGGCGTGCACGACGCCTTGTCAGCATTGTCGGTCAGTCCGGTGACACACTCGGTGCCGATGGCCTCCAATCGACTGCCGCAGGACGCGGGTGCGCGACCCTCCCCAGGCATGATTCTCGACCGTCTCGCCCGGGGCGCGACCCGCGCTGCGCGCATCACTCATACGGAGCACTTGCCCCCGCGTATCGGCAGCCATGCCGACTGGCCGGAAGAGATCCGCCCGGAAGTGATCGACGCCATCCGTTCGGCCGGAATCGATCGTCCCTGGGCTCACCAGGCACGCACGTCCGAACACGCGCTGCGCGGCGAGTCGGTCGTCGTGGCCACCGGGACCGCCTCCGGCAAGTCCCTGGCGTATCTCGCGCCGGTCCTGTCCGCCCTCCTGGACGGCTCCGAGGCCCCCAACGGCCGGGGGGCCACGGCCCTGTACCTGGCGCCCACCAAGGCCCTGGCGGCCGACCAGCGGCGCGCCGTACGCGAGCTGGCCGCCCCGCTGGGTACGGCGATCCGGCCCGCGGTCTACGACGGGGACACCCCCGTCGAGGAGCGCGAGTGGGTGCGCCAGTACGGCAACTACGTCCTGACCAACCCCGACATGCTGCACCGCGGGATCCTGCCGGCCCACCCCCGCTGGTCCTCCTTTCTGCGCGCCCTGCGCTATGTCGTCATCGACGAGTGCCACTCCTACCGCGGCGTCTTCGGCTCCCATGTGGCGCAGGTGATCCGCCGGCTGCGGCGGATCTGCGCCCGCTACGGCGCCGAGCCGGTCTTCCTGCTGGCCTCCGCCACCGCCGCCGAGCCTGGCGAGGCCGCCACCCGGCTCACCGGGCTGCCCGTCGTGGAGATCACCGAGGACACCTCGCCGCGCGGTGAGCTGGTCTTCGCGCTGTGGGAGCCGCCGCTGACCGAACTCCACGGCGAGCAGGGCGCCCCGGTGCGCCGCACCGCCACCGCCGAGACCGCCGACCTGCTCACCGACCTCGCCGTGCAGGGCGTGCGCAGCGTGGCCTTCGTCCGCTCCCGGCGCGGCGCCGAACTGATCGCCCTGATCGCGCAGGAGCGACTCGCCGAGGTGGACCGCTCGCTGCCCGCGCGGATCGCCGCCTACCGGGGCGGCTATCTGCCCGAGGAACGCCGCGCGCTGGAACGCGCCCTGCACACCGGCGATCTGCTGGGCCTCGCCGCCACCACCGCCCTGGAGTTGGGCGTGGATGTCTCGGGCCTGGACGCCGTGGTGATCGCCGGGTATCCGGGCACCCGCGCGTCCCTGTGGCAGCAGGCCGGGCGCGCCGGCCGCGCCGGGCAGGGCGCCCTGGCCGTCCTGGTGGCCCGCGACGACCCGCTGGACACCTATCTCGTCCACCACCCCGAGGCGCTTTTCGACCAGCCGGTCGAGTCCACCGTCCTGGACCCGGACAACCCCTATGTACTGGCCCCGCACCTGTGCGCGGCCGCGTCCGAACTCCCGCTCACCGAGGCCGACTTCCCGCTCTTCGGCCCCGCCACGGCCGGGCTGCTGCCGCAGCTGGAGTCCGCCGCGCTGCTGCGCCGGCGCGCCACCGCCTGGCGCTGGACGCGCCGCGAGCGGGCGGCCGACCTGACCGACATCCGCGGCCAGGGCGGCTCGCCGGTGCAGGTCGTCGAGACCGGCACCGGGCGGCTGCTGGGCACCGTGGACGCAGGCGCCGCGCACACCACCGTCCACGACGGCGCCGTCCACCTCCACCAAGGCCGCACCTATCTCGTCAAGCGGCTCGACCTGGACGACGACGTGGCGCTGGTCGAGGAGGCCAATCCGCCCTATTCCACGACCGCCCGCGACACCACCGCCGTCTCCGTCCTCGAAACCGACACCGAGGTCCCCTGGGGCGACGCCCGGCTGTGTTTCGGTTCGGTCGAGGTCACCAACCAGGTCGTCTCCTTTCTGCGTCGCAAGCTGATCACCGGCGAGGTCCTGGGCGAGACCAAGCTGGACCTGCCGCCCCGGACGCTGCGCACCCGCGCGGTGTGGTGGACGGTCACCGAGGACCAGCTTGACGCCGCCCGGGTCAATCCCCAGCAGCTGGGCGGTGCGCTGCACGCCGCAGAACACGCCTCGATCGGGATGCTGCCACTGTTCGCCACCTGCGACCGATGGGACATCGGCGGCGTCTCCGTACCGCTGCACCCGGACACCCTGCTGCCGACCGTTTTCGTCTACGACGGCCATCCGGGCGGCGCGGGCTTCGCCGAGCGCGCCTTCCACACCGCCGCCGACTGGCTCACCGCCACCCGCAGCGCCATCGCCGCCTGCGAATGCGAGGCCGGCTGCCCGTCCTGCATCCAGTCCCCCAAGTGCGGCAACGGCAACGATCCGCTCCACAAACGGGGCGCGATACGCCTCCTGGGCGAGCTGCTGCGAGGGGCGCCGAAGGGGGCGTAG
- the bldG gene encoding anti-sigma factor antagonist BldG: MDLSLSTRTVGDRTVVEVGGEIDVYTAPKLREQLVELVNDGSYHLVVDMERVDFLDSTGLGVLVGGLKRVRAHEGSLRLVCNQERILKIFRITGLTKVFPIHTSVDEAVAATD, encoded by the coding sequence GTGGACCTGTCCCTGTCGACCCGGACCGTTGGCGACCGTACGGTCGTCGAGGTCGGTGGCGAGATTGATGTATACACCGCGCCCAAGCTGCGCGAGCAGCTGGTCGAGCTTGTGAACGACGGAAGCTACCACCTCGTGGTGGACATGGAGCGTGTCGACTTCCTGGACTCCACCGGGCTCGGCGTGCTGGTCGGCGGGCTCAAGCGGGTGCGTGCCCATGAGGGCTCGCTGCGCCTGGTCTGCAACCAGGAGCGCATTCTCAAGATCTTCCGTATCACCGGTCTGACCAAGGTGTTCCCGATTCACACCTCGGTCGACGAGGCCGTCGCGGCGACCGACTGA
- a CDS encoding ATP-binding protein: MATVELRFSALPEHVRTARLVAAAVARRAGVDEAVLDEVRLAVGEACSRAVGLHTSNDIAAPVRVLLIEDEKKFSIEVGDEVPTASGPAGAHAGGVPEGGAESEPEGEDEMGLAVISGLVDDVEVTSGENGGVIRMSWPTAPAAVVP; the protein is encoded by the coding sequence ATGGCCACCGTCGAACTTCGCTTCAGCGCCCTTCCCGAGCACGTCCGGACCGCGCGTCTGGTCGCTGCTGCCGTGGCGAGGCGCGCCGGGGTGGACGAGGCCGTGCTGGACGAGGTACGCCTCGCCGTCGGCGAGGCGTGCAGCCGCGCCGTGGGCCTGCACACCAGCAATGACATCGCGGCCCCGGTGCGGGTGCTGCTGATCGAGGACGAGAAGAAGTTCTCGATCGAGGTGGGCGACGAGGTGCCGACCGCGTCCGGCCCGGCCGGCGCCCATGCCGGGGGCGTGCCCGAGGGCGGCGCGGAGAGCGAGCCCGAGGGCGAGGACGAGATGGGCCTCGCGGTCATCAGCGGACTGGTCGACGATGTCGAGGTGACGTCCGGCGAGAACGGCGGCGTGATCCGGATGAGCTGGCCGACGGCGCCGGCGGCGGTCGTTCCGTAG